From Sporosarcina sp. Te-1, the proteins below share one genomic window:
- a CDS encoding saccharopine dehydrogenase family protein gives MGKALIIGAGGVASVVAHKCCQVPDVFEEICIASRTKSKCDALKEKLDGGRTKIQTAQVDADNVPELVALINDFKPEIVINVVLPYQDLTIMDACLETGVHYLDTANYEPLDTAKFEYKWQWAYKEKFEQAGLTAILGCGFDPGVTGVFSAYAQKHYFDEIHTIDIVDANAGDHGYPFATNFNPEINIREITANGRYYENGEFKETPPLSEKRVYDLPEIGPKDVYLLYHEELESLAKNIKGIKKIRFWMTFSEKYLTHLKVLENVGMTSIEPINFEGQEIVPLQFLKAVLPDPASLGPRTKGKTNIGCIFQGTKDGEEKTYYVYNVSDHQECYREVGSQAISYTTGVPAMIGAMLLMKNEWKKPGVYNVEEFNPDPFMEALNEYGLPWQEDFNPVLID, from the coding sequence ATGGGTAAAGCGTTAATTATTGGTGCAGGTGGAGTAGCTAGCGTTGTGGCACATAAATGTTGTCAAGTTCCAGATGTATTCGAGGAAATTTGCATTGCGAGCCGAACAAAGTCGAAATGTGATGCATTAAAAGAGAAATTGGACGGCGGCCGGACAAAAATTCAAACGGCACAAGTCGATGCAGATAATGTCCCTGAATTGGTTGCTTTGATTAATGACTTTAAACCGGAAATCGTCATCAACGTTGTATTGCCATACCAAGATTTGACGATCATGGATGCATGTCTGGAAACAGGCGTCCACTATCTTGATACTGCAAACTATGAGCCGCTTGATACGGCAAAATTCGAATATAAATGGCAGTGGGCATACAAAGAAAAATTTGAACAAGCCGGATTGACAGCGATTCTAGGCTGCGGGTTTGATCCAGGCGTGACAGGCGTGTTCTCAGCTTACGCACAAAAACATTATTTCGATGAAATTCATACAATCGATATCGTGGACGCCAACGCAGGCGACCATGGCTATCCATTCGCTACGAACTTCAACCCGGAAATTAACATCCGTGAAATTACAGCGAACGGCAGATATTATGAAAATGGTGAATTCAAGGAAACACCGCCACTTTCCGAAAAGCGCGTGTACGATCTTCCGGAAATTGGACCAAAGGATGTCTATCTCCTTTATCATGAAGAACTTGAGTCACTCGCGAAAAATATCAAAGGCATTAAGAAAATCCGTTTCTGGATGACGTTCTCTGAAAAATATCTTACTCACTTGAAAGTGCTTGAAAATGTCGGCATGACTTCGATTGAGCCGATCAATTTCGAGGGCCAAGAAATTGTTCCCTTGCAGTTCTTGAAAGCGGTTCTTCCAGACCCGGCTTCACTTGGGCCACGCACAAAAGGAAAAACGAACATCGGGTGCATTTTCCAAGGAACAAAAGATGGGGAAGAAAAGACGTATTATGTCTACAATGTTTCCGATCACCAAGAATGCTACCGTGAAGTCGGTTCCCAGGCGATTTCCTATACAACAGGCGTGCCAGCAATGATCGGCGCTATGCTGTTAATGAAGAACGAATGGAAAAAACCTGGCGTTTATAACGTGGAGGAATTCAATCCAGATCCATTCATGGAAGCGTTGAACG
- the speB gene encoding agmatinase yields MLNKNIETFIGCDSEYNEADLVLFGAPFDSTTSFRPGTRFASKAMRGESFGIETYSPYQDKDLEDISVYDGGDLELIFGNTEKVLGQIEEYTSRIVTDGKIPVMIGGEHLVTLGAVRAVAKQYPDLHIIQFDAHADLREDYLGEPLSHATVIHRVWDILGDDRIFQFGIRSGDRSEFAWGKDRVFTNKFNLDGLEEVVERLKGKPVYLTIDLDVLDPSVFPGTGTPEAGGISFMDLLHGILTASGLNIVACDVNELSPIYDQSGVSTAVACKVLRELLLAINTNQS; encoded by the coding sequence TCCTGTTCGGCGCACCATTCGATTCAACGACGTCATTCAGGCCGGGCACACGATTCGCCAGCAAAGCAATGCGCGGTGAATCATTCGGTATTGAAACATACAGCCCTTATCAGGATAAGGATCTTGAGGATATTTCCGTTTATGACGGCGGCGATCTTGAATTGATTTTTGGCAACACAGAGAAAGTGCTCGGCCAGATCGAAGAATATACGAGCCGGATTGTGACGGACGGTAAAATTCCTGTCATGATCGGCGGCGAACATTTAGTCACACTCGGAGCTGTCCGTGCCGTTGCTAAACAATATCCCGATTTGCATATCATCCAGTTCGATGCGCATGCCGATTTGCGTGAAGATTATTTAGGCGAACCTCTCTCCCACGCAACTGTCATTCACCGTGTATGGGATATACTTGGGGATGACCGAATTTTCCAATTCGGCATCCGCTCTGGCGACCGAAGTGAATTCGCTTGGGGCAAAGACCGGGTCTTCACGAACAAATTCAATTTGGACGGACTGGAAGAAGTTGTCGAACGGTTGAAAGGAAAACCGGTCTACTTGACGATTGACCTGGACGTGCTCGATCCTTCTGTCTTCCCTGGGACAGGCACGCCTGAAGCGGGCGGCATCAGCTTTATGGATCTATTGCATGGAATTTTGACAGCAAGCGGCCTGAATATCGTCGCCTGCGACGTCAATGAATTATCACCAATCTACGATCAGAGTGGTGTTTCGACTGCCGTTGCATGCAAAGTGCTGCGGGAGCTTCTATTAGCGATCAACACAAATCAATCTTAA